A region from the Acipenser ruthenus chromosome 49, fAciRut3.2 maternal haplotype, whole genome shotgun sequence genome encodes:
- the LOC117966165 gene encoding relaxin-3 receptor 1-like — MQNSKVHNDTEAVPFAVPLNCCSSGVAEQEGDGVGLGFNRTRNQTLLDWLRYLTMDESEIHGDGSKATRIVIAMVYSVVCALGLVGNLLVLYLLYSQHKKKRSTVNFFVMCLAVTDLHFVLTLPFWAVDTAMDFRWPFGKGMCKIISSVTTMSMYASVFFLTAMSVARYCSVASSLKMRPHPCACSAKWVSLLIWLVSLLATLPHAIYSTTALVTDEELCLVRFPDSGWDPQLLLGLYQTQKVLLGFVIPLVIISLCYILLLRFVISKRVRGAGSESSHHQRRSKVTRSVTVVVLSFFLCWLPNQALTLWGVFIKFDLVPFSKAFYNAQAYVFPLTVCLAHTNSCLNPVLYCLIRREFRALLKEQLRKVTPSFRRISPVLSNFTPKNKAAESPLVIIQMDRGASVPLCCG, encoded by the coding sequence ATGCAGAATAGCAAAGTTCACAACGACACAGAAGCAGTCCCGTTTGCTGTGCCTCTGAATTGCTGCAGCAGCGGGGTAGCGGAGCAGGAGGGGGACGGGGTGGGTTTGGGCTTCAACAGAACCAGAAACCAGACTTTGCTGGACTGGCTGAGGTACCTCACCATGGACGAGTCGGAGATACACGGGGACGGCTCCAAAGCCACCCGCATCGTCATCGCCATGGTGTACTCCGTGGTGTGCGCGCTGGGGCTGGTGGGTAACCTGCTCGTTCTCTACCTGCTTTACTCCCAGCACAAGAAGAAGCGCTCCACCGTCAACTTCTTCGTCATGTGCCTGGCCGTCACCGACCTCCACTTCGTGCTGACGCTGCCCTTCTGGGCGGTGGACACGGCCATGGACTTCCGCTGGCCGTTCGGGAAGGGGATGTGCAAAATCATCAGCTCCGTCACCACCATGAGCATGTACGCCAGCGTGTTCTTCCTCACCGCCATGAGCGTGGCACGCTACTGCTCCGTCGCCTCCTCGCTGAAGATGCGCCCGCACCCTTGCGCCTGCTCCGCCAAGTGGGTCAGCCTGCTCATCTGGCTGGTGTCCCTGCTGGCCACCCTCCCGCACGCCATCTACTCCACCACGGCCCTGGTGACGGACGAGGAGCTGTGTCTGGTGCGCTTCCCGGACTCCGGCTGGGACCCTCAGCTGTTGCTGGGGCTCTACCAGACGCAGAAAGTGCTGTTGGGCTTCGTCATCCCCTTGGTGATCATCTCTCTCTGCTACATCCTCCTGCTCCGCTTCGTGATCAGCAAGAGGGTGCGGGGGGCGGGCAGCGAGAGCAGCCACCACCAGCGGCGCTCCAAGGTCACCAGATCCGTCACTGTGGTGGTCCTCTCCTTCTTCCTCTGCTGGCTCCCCAACCAGGCTCTGACGCTGTGGGGGGTGTTCATCAAGTTCGACCTGGTCCCCTTCAGCAAGGCTTTCTACAACGCGCAGGCGTACGTGTTCCCTCTCACCGTCTGCCTGGCTCACACCAACAGCTGCCTCAACCCCGTGCTGTACTGCCTGATCCGCCGCGAGTTCAGAGCCCTGCTCAAGGAGCAGCTGCGCAAAGTCACGCCCTCTTTCCGGAGGATCAGCCCGGTCCTCTCCAACTTCACGCCCAAGAACAAAGCCGCCGAATCGCCGCTGGTGATCATACAGATGGACAGAGGGGCCTCGGTGCCTCTGTGCTGCGGGTAG
- the LOC117966301 gene encoding NAD-dependent protein deacylase sirtuin-6-like, with product MSANYAAGLSPYPDKGKCGLPENFDPPEDLERKVLELAEMIRNARNVVFHTGAGISTSVGIPDFRGPNGVWTMEEKGLAPRFDTTFEEARPSSTHLALLALQRSGSLKYLVSQNVDGLHVRSGFPRDLLSELHGNMFVEECIKCGKQYVRDAVVGTMGLKPTGRLCDVPKSRGLRACRGKLRDTILDWEDSLPDRDLNRADEACRSADLAVTLGTSLQIKPSGNLPLLTKRNGGRLAIVNLQPTKHDKHADLRIHGYVDDVMTKLMKHLGLEIPEWEVPVVRESSEVVLETVKREAKSEPLSAKTETKPQPVTPKPEPRCHQNGTRQDNGEKTVEQEEATGDFPSPESADTKQDCQPVSKRAKLEPLVA from the exons AACTTTGACCCCCCCGAGGATCTGGAGCGGAAGGTTCTAGAGCTGGCAGAGATGATCCGGAACGCGCGGAACGTGGTGTTCCACACCGGGGCCGGAATCAGCACCTCCGTGGGCATTCCAGACTTCAG GGGTCCGAACGGCGTGTGGACGATGGAGGAGAAGGGTCTGGCCCCCCGCTTCGACACGACCTTCGAGGAGGCGAGGCCCAGCAGCACTCACCTGGCCCTGCTGGCGCTGCAGCGGAGTGGCTCGCTCAAGTACCTGGTGAGCCAGAACGTGGACGGACTGCACGTGCGCTCGGGATTCCCCAG AGACCTGCTCTCCGAGCTCCACGGGAACATGTTTGTAGAGGAATGCATCAAATGTGGCAA GCAGTACGTGCGGGACGCCGTGGTCGGGACGATGGGTCTGAAGCCGACGGGCCGGCTGTGTGACGTCCCCAAATCCAGGGGGCTGCGAGCCTGCCG AGGCAAACTGAGAGACACCATCCTGGACTGGGAGGACTCTCTGCCAGACAGGGACCTGAACAGAGCAGACGAGGCCTGCAG GAGTGCGGACCTGGCCGTCACTCTGGGGACCTCCCTGCAGATCAAGCCGAGCGGAAACCTGCCACTGCTGACCAAGCGCAACGGGGGCCGACTCGCCATCGTCAACCTGCAGCCCACCAAGCAT GACAAGCACGCTGACCTGCGTATCCACGGCTACGTCGATGATGTCATGACCAAGCTGATGAAGCACCTCGGGCTGGAGATTCCGGAGTGGGAGGTGCCTGTGGTGCGGGAGAGTTCCGAGGTCGTCCTGGAGACGGTGAAACGGGAAGCCAAGTCAGAGCCCCTCTCTGCCAAGACGGAGACCAAACCCCAACCGGTCACTCCAAAACCAGAGCCGCGCTGTCACCAAAACGGGACTCGCCAGGACAACGGTGAAAAGACAGTGGAGCAGGAGGAGGCTACAGGAGACTTTCCGAGCCCGGAGTCAGCGGACACCAAACAGGACTGCCAGCCAGTGAGCAAGAGAGCCAAGCTGGAGCCTTTAGTAGCGTGA